From the genome of Thermostichus vulcanus str. 'Rupite', one region includes:
- the csx7 gene encoding type III CRISPR-associated RAMP protein Csx7 codes for MFDIFKNRLEITGILTTVTALRIGAGRSTEPIGSDLPVLKDAVGRPIIPGSSFKGAMRSRLESFLRGIDPSLAKDPSELTSSEQFRIINDLKQNHKNNDAALTEALLGVTDLVSQVFGSPWLAGKVQIRDLPVVPSAWFGQYQERDGVAIDRDTETASDGKLYDFQVVPANTPFEFHAVVENAQEWELGLFTIGLHQFETEQIPLGGGRSRGLGVVQLDILETYWFDSEGDPQRLLRYLQELVRGSRQPLSPETAQAYRQDWVEALITKLRTTSQLQPTSIGA; via the coding sequence ATGTTTGATATCTTCAAAAACCGACTTGAAATCACCGGGATCCTCACCACAGTGACCGCCCTAAGAATTGGAGCGGGACGTTCTACCGAACCCATCGGCTCGGATTTACCCGTTCTCAAAGATGCAGTCGGTCGCCCGATCATTCCCGGCTCCAGCTTCAAGGGTGCCATGCGTTCCCGTTTGGAAAGTTTCTTGCGGGGAATTGATCCAAGCTTGGCTAAGGATCCCAGTGAGTTAACCAGTTCTGAGCAATTTAGGATTATCAATGACCTCAAACAAAATCACAAGAATAACGATGCTGCCTTAACGGAAGCTCTCTTGGGGGTTACGGATCTGGTGTCGCAAGTTTTCGGCTCCCCTTGGTTGGCGGGCAAGGTGCAAATTCGCGATCTGCCTGTGGTGCCAAGCGCTTGGTTTGGACAATATCAAGAGCGGGATGGAGTAGCGATTGACCGAGATACGGAAACAGCCTCAGATGGCAAGCTCTATGATTTTCAGGTGGTACCCGCCAACACACCGTTTGAGTTTCATGCCGTGGTAGAAAATGCCCAAGAATGGGAACTGGGTTTATTCACCATTGGCTTACACCAATTTGAGACAGAGCAGATTCCTTTGGGGGGCGGGCGCTCACGGGGATTGGGGGTCGTCCAACTGGATATTTTGGAAACCTATTGGTTTGACTCCGAAGGGGATCCCCAACGCCTTCTCCGCTATTTACAAGAGTTGGTGCGCGGATCCCGACAACCGCTTTCGCCAGAAACGGCACAGGCTTACCGTCAAGACTGGGTCGAGGCACTCATTACTAAATTAAGAACAACCTCCCAGCTTCAACCGACCAGCATTGGTGCATAA
- a CDS encoding RAMP superfamily CRISPR-associated protein: MIRLAELPLQGRTTASVSLTATLSSALSVGSGGSSGSLADKPIVKDAFGRLLIPGSQLKGRLRHECEKLARGLGWAICQSPDPNLMCPKREGIPGRFEREEYRVAGYEGSHCWVCQIFGNPTLPSRLWVDDLVCDLSPEGYEEALRPGVTLNRRRQTAEDQRLYFIETSPATALKFTGSLHLLPDCPSWGKALILAALHHIHALGGSKSAGLGWLTWDPQSLVPLQPTEQDWAQLGQGGWV, from the coding sequence ATGATTCGACTGGCAGAATTACCCCTTCAGGGCCGTACCACAGCCTCTGTCTCCCTCACCGCCACCCTTTCCTCTGCGCTTTCGGTGGGATCCGGTGGCTCCAGTGGCTCCCTGGCGGACAAACCCATCGTCAAAGATGCCTTTGGCCGACTGTTGATCCCAGGATCCCAACTGAAAGGACGGTTGCGTCATGAATGTGAAAAATTAGCGCGGGGGCTGGGCTGGGCCATTTGCCAATCTCCGGATCCCAACCTGATGTGCCCCAAACGGGAAGGGATCCCGGGTCGTTTTGAGCGCGAGGAGTACCGGGTTGCGGGATATGAGGGATCCCATTGTTGGGTTTGTCAAATCTTTGGCAACCCCACCCTACCCTCTCGCCTTTGGGTGGATGACCTGGTGTGTGATCTTTCTCCAGAGGGCTATGAGGAGGCTCTGCGCCCTGGGGTGACCCTCAACCGTCGCCGCCAAACCGCCGAAGATCAACGGCTCTATTTCATCGAGACCTCTCCCGCAACAGCCCTGAAATTCACGGGATCCCTGCACCTGTTGCCGGATTGTCCATCCTGGGGCAAAGCCCTCATCCTTGCAGCGCTCCATCACATTCATGCCTTGGGAGGGAGTAAATCTGCGGGGTTGGGTTGGCTCACTTGGGATCCCCAATCGCTGGTTCCGCTGCAACCGACCGAGCAAGATTGGGCGCAACTGGGTCAAGGAGGATGGGTCTGA
- a CDS encoding RAMP superfamily CRISPR-associated protein produces MGSQSVSSKPYELIPFPKESPKLERPAGHAKFHADRLHGTLFLTLTVQTAVHVSTGFLALGSDVGVRGIPLLKTMTTTPDQKLKIQGSSLKGAIRAMYEAITNSTLAVITNKYRSQIPPDRHPCRKKEQLCPASRVFGALDWQGLVEFSDAIAVSAGSSGGSLPALYRPRPDQRRAYFQNGKAAGRKFYYAQTEALDAGNGGTPTQQAAKKTVFKTQIHFKNLTSAELGTLLTVLGQDPNHPMLLKLGGGKPVGLGSIQITIDKIERPANLKDRYSSYVAPASDILEGETLKAFIQKQIKATQGYILPGQLKQLSSILNPTALRKPPSGVY; encoded by the coding sequence ATGGGAAGCCAATCAGTTTCCTCCAAACCTTATGAACTGATTCCGTTTCCCAAAGAGTCTCCCAAACTGGAAAGGCCAGCCGGGCATGCTAAGTTCCATGCTGACAGGTTACATGGCACCCTTTTTCTCACCTTGACGGTGCAGACCGCGGTTCATGTTTCTACAGGTTTCTTGGCCTTAGGGAGTGATGTGGGAGTGCGCGGGATCCCACTCCTGAAAACGATGACAACCACACCGGATCAAAAGCTGAAAATCCAGGGAAGTTCCCTCAAAGGTGCAATTCGGGCCATGTATGAGGCCATCACCAACAGTACCCTCGCCGTTATCACCAACAAATATCGATCTCAGATCCCCCCAGATAGACATCCCTGCCGCAAAAAAGAGCAACTCTGTCCCGCCAGTCGTGTATTTGGTGCCTTAGACTGGCAAGGTCTAGTCGAGTTCAGCGATGCCATCGCTGTCAGTGCCGGATCCAGCGGGGGATCCCTGCCTGCCCTCTATCGCCCTCGTCCTGATCAGCGTCGCGCCTATTTCCAAAATGGTAAAGCTGCCGGGCGAAAGTTTTACTATGCTCAAACTGAGGCGTTGGATGCGGGAAATGGGGGCACCCCCACGCAACAAGCTGCCAAAAAGACTGTGTTCAAAACCCAAATCCATTTCAAAAATCTCACATCTGCCGAATTGGGCACCCTACTCACCGTTTTGGGTCAGGATCCAAATCATCCAATGCTGCTCAAACTGGGCGGCGGTAAACCAGTGGGCTTAGGTTCCATTCAAATCACCATTGATAAAATTGAGCGGCCTGCTAACCTCAAAGACCGCTACAGCAGTTATGTTGCCCCAGCATCGGACATCCTGGAGGGCGAAACCCTAAAAGCCTTCATCCAGAAACAGATCAAAGCCACCCAAGGCTACATTCTGCCTGGGCAACTAAAGCAACTTTCCTCCATCTTGAACCCCACCGCTCTACGTAAACCCCCGTCTGGAGTGTATTGA
- the csx10 gene encoding type III-D CRISPR-associated RAMP protein Csx10, with product METIQLTLTAESPLAIGRQKPGGAISEAQDYIPGSVIRGAIAGLILSQAQANPHAPLEGDFAALFTAAQPAVFTNAYPGSQSKVLPATALSSKNDPGFKDSGKDKTGIFDTLIDRFCSHKLGIPFDPTEPDGSGGRVEPYRGFYQPKGSQYEMASTGKRLLTRVGINRRRATAADQILYSLEVMNEGQPRKEQPIRATTFNGKIYLRDAKLAETLTRYIQANAHLLRLGGSVSRGLGRVRIEAKPQSSTPSSLPQRLTTFNKKLQERWQAWQIFASAKLPSDRQYFAIGLQSGAILRDNWQRTTVLSPAMLQEETGIEDGSLCLELAFSSYDYVSGWNAAWGLFKDVDLVTSPGSVFLFSTTQLDRWIPALTDLEQIGVGERTSEGFGQVEVCSEFHLHFWENAV from the coding sequence ATGGAAACTATCCAACTCACCCTTACGGCGGAATCTCCCCTTGCCATTGGTCGCCAAAAACCAGGGGGAGCCATCAGCGAAGCCCAGGACTACATCCCTGGCAGTGTCATTCGCGGAGCAATAGCCGGTTTGATCCTGAGCCAAGCTCAAGCCAATCCCCATGCTCCTCTGGAGGGAGATTTTGCGGCCCTGTTCACAGCGGCTCAGCCCGCCGTTTTTACCAACGCCTATCCAGGATCCCAAAGTAAGGTTCTGCCTGCTACGGCTCTGAGTTCCAAAAATGATCCGGGGTTCAAAGATTCAGGCAAGGATAAGACGGGCATCTTTGACACCCTCATCGACCGCTTCTGCTCCCACAAGCTGGGGATCCCCTTTGACCCGACTGAGCCAGATGGATCCGGGGGACGGGTCGAGCCTTACCGAGGGTTTTACCAGCCCAAGGGATCCCAGTATGAAATGGCTTCAACCGGCAAACGCCTTCTCACCCGTGTCGGCATCAACCGGCGCCGCGCCACCGCTGCCGACCAAATCCTCTATAGCTTGGAGGTGATGAATGAAGGTCAACCCAGAAAGGAGCAACCGATTCGGGCCACAACCTTTAACGGCAAGATTTATCTTAGGGATGCCAAACTGGCGGAAACCCTAACCAGATATATCCAAGCCAATGCCCATCTGCTCCGCTTGGGTGGAAGTGTATCCCGCGGCTTGGGACGGGTCAGGATTGAAGCCAAACCTCAATCCTCCACCCCCTCCTCCCTGCCTCAACGCCTCACAACCTTTAACAAAAAACTTCAAGAGCGATGGCAAGCTTGGCAAATTTTTGCTTCCGCAAAACTACCCTCCGACCGGCAGTATTTCGCTATCGGCCTACAGTCCGGCGCCATCCTACGAGACAACTGGCAGCGAACCACCGTTCTTAGCCCTGCCATGCTGCAGGAAGAGACGGGTATTGAGGATGGATCCCTCTGTCTGGAGCTTGCCTTCAGCAGTTACGACTATGTTTCTGGTTGGAATGCTGCATGGGGATTGTTCAAAGATGTGGATCTGGTCACCAGCCCAGGGAGTGTGTTTCTTTTCAGTACCACTCAGTTGGATCGCTGGATCCCTGCACTGACTGACTTAGAGCAGATCGGCGTTGGTGAGCGTACCAGCGAAGGATTTGGTCAAGTTGAAGTGTGCAGCGAGTTTCATCTTCATTTTTGGGAGAATGCGGTATGA
- the cas6 gene encoding CRISPR-associated endoribonuclease Cas6 produces MVSELCFSDLPAEAGQGWPRGGEMVGITLEVQALQSYSLDPHYAKGLHAWFLSQVEQTHPRLSAYLHDGESEKPFTLSRLMGPFREQGGRQVIPPNTPFQWSITGLNPEVVDWLWGWSQRLPAWLELRGSPLQIRGWKVLFPPRTYSQLLEQAPSSGSCSLSFVSPTSFRHRGHHLPLPVPKNLFHSYLRRWNDFSGLPIEVDLFLDWVDREVTIQRYRLESVKTTAGRQGSVTGFIGCIQLAASPRMPELLRQQVQALLQFAPYCGTGHKTTFGLGQTRLGWLAAERVSTPRASQEEQIAERIQELSTLFLSQRQRQGGSRAEKTAWLWATILARRESGESLEVIAKDLEMPYETVKTYAKLARRATKNYQSV; encoded by the coding sequence ATGGTCAGCGAGCTTTGTTTTTCGGATCTGCCAGCCGAAGCAGGTCAGGGGTGGCCAAGGGGTGGAGAGATGGTGGGGATAACGCTGGAGGTTCAAGCTCTCCAGTCCTACAGCTTGGATCCGCACTATGCGAAGGGATTGCATGCTTGGTTCTTAAGCCAAGTGGAGCAAACCCATCCGCGTCTGTCGGCCTATCTGCACGATGGAGAATCTGAGAAGCCCTTCACCCTATCCCGGCTGATGGGGCCGTTCCGAGAACAGGGGGGGCGACAGGTCATCCCTCCCAATACCCCCTTCCAATGGTCAATCACTGGCCTCAATCCAGAGGTGGTGGACTGGCTGTGGGGATGGAGTCAACGGTTGCCTGCTTGGTTGGAACTAAGGGGATCCCCGCTGCAGATTCGGGGGTGGAAAGTTTTGTTTCCTCCACGAACCTATAGTCAACTGCTTGAACAGGCACCTTCTAGTGGGTCTTGCAGTCTTTCGTTTGTATCTCCGACCAGTTTCCGGCACCGAGGGCATCATCTCCCTTTGCCGGTTCCCAAAAACCTGTTTCACAGCTATCTTCGCCGTTGGAATGATTTTTCTGGCCTGCCGATTGAGGTGGATCTGTTTCTCGACTGGGTGGATAGGGAGGTCACCATCCAAAGATACCGCCTAGAATCTGTCAAAACCACGGCAGGTCGTCAGGGATCCGTGACAGGGTTCATTGGTTGTATTCAGTTGGCTGCGTCACCCCGCATGCCTGAGTTGCTGCGCCAACAGGTGCAAGCCCTACTTCAATTTGCCCCCTACTGCGGCACCGGCCACAAAACAACCTTTGGACTGGGACAAACCCGCTTGGGTTGGCTAGCTGCTGAGCGGGTTTCTACGCCTAGAGCTTCTCAGGAGGAGCAGATAGCTGAACGAATCCAGGAGCTGAGCACCCTATTTCTGTCTCAGCGCCAACGGCAAGGGGGATCCCGGGCAGAGAAGACGGCTTGGTTATGGGCAACGATTCTGGCCCGACGGGAGAGCGGAGAATCTCTGGAGGTGATTGCCAAGGATCTGGAGATGCCTTATGAGACCGTCAAGACCTATGCCAAGCTGGCGCGGCGAGCAACTAAGAATTATCAATCCGTCTAG
- the cas10 gene encoding type III-B CRISPR-associated protein Cas10/Cmr2, which produces MSTANSTARIATALSWCLAWGETKAPSQNPASLQQMLTALRSGDQSGIPPESAALVQQIQQLQQNPSKFPETPAELQALYPEVWQQTTRIGLVYGGATKIKGYVFESAKLPEIRGASALLDRINLIDLPAFFGDPEDTYAGWADLDETSRSALKRFVKDPEPKHGIHAWLEQHYPGLASALIPELIIYSTGGNILAFCPAAWVNDLADAIERRYTQETLTANACAVGSTFRLLELRYGLLRDPIEETPWLDWLTRNNSNPLVQAYYGKNASQKEFESRKNFNELVGHLAAQFNHRRNGNPDPNRPSRAHPAFFETHPYIRRDSTDRRSAIAKAELPGEPWLSEATARKALVGRQAKRMETGKQGWFRKFPEWDPGFVESWVSRFARFLDSSEGRFYQDLYYKIHEEKAHPHDTIGEAQSLREIANASSGCQGFVAYIYADGNNMGGYIQKQIKTPEAYQRFSQDVSEATEKAVYHALAQHLQAHQIHSLQQDSETGKERNGRWIHPFEILTVGGDDVFVIVPAHKALDIATTFCEQFEQILLSKSKDYAAQSPGTIKQRYQPYGSDSQSAKLCQLSSSAGVLIASEDTPIYYAQKLTDQLCKSAKTYSKKLKPAHSDSSVATLDFLTLKSVTMIASSIKEFRQQALEISKGNHTLQLYAAPYTVQEVHGLLKTVQALKVSGFPRSQLYQMRSFLEKGKRTATLNYLYFRTRLGSKGKPLVEAFEQTWCKAKTNDGYLPPWMHLGSEGSSSVYETIWQDLVDLYGFVQVEGADQKVGALAAVEGEA; this is translated from the coding sequence ATGAGTACCGCCAACTCAACTGCTCGGATCGCCACTGCTTTAAGCTGGTGCTTGGCTTGGGGGGAAACCAAGGCTCCCTCCCAGAACCCTGCCAGCCTGCAACAAATGCTCACGGCTCTGCGCTCTGGAGATCAGTCCGGGATCCCGCCCGAATCAGCCGCCCTTGTTCAGCAGATCCAGCAGTTGCAGCAAAACCCCAGTAAGTTCCCAGAAACACCGGCGGAGCTTCAGGCTCTTTATCCAGAGGTTTGGCAACAGACTACCCGCATCGGTCTGGTGTACGGTGGGGCCACCAAGATCAAGGGGTATGTCTTCGAGTCCGCCAAGCTACCGGAGATCCGCGGCGCTTCCGCCCTTCTGGATCGCATTAACCTGATCGATTTACCCGCCTTTTTTGGGGATCCCGAAGATACCTACGCAGGCTGGGCCGATTTGGATGAAACCAGTCGTTCTGCCCTCAAAAGGTTTGTGAAGGATCCTGAGCCGAAGCATGGGATCCACGCTTGGCTCGAGCAACACTATCCGGGGTTAGCCTCAGCCCTGATCCCGGAGCTGATCATTTATTCCACCGGTGGCAATATCCTTGCTTTTTGTCCGGCAGCCTGGGTCAATGATCTCGCCGATGCCATTGAGCGCCGCTACACCCAAGAAACCCTCACCGCCAACGCCTGCGCTGTGGGATCCACCTTTCGGTTACTGGAGTTGCGCTACGGGTTGCTGCGGGATCCGATTGAGGAGACCCCCTGGCTGGATTGGCTCACCCGTAACAACAGCAATCCTCTGGTGCAAGCCTATTACGGCAAAAATGCAAGCCAAAAAGAGTTTGAAAGCCGGAAAAATTTCAACGAATTGGTCGGTCATCTGGCTGCCCAGTTTAACCACCGCCGCAACGGCAACCCGGATCCTAACCGCCCCAGCCGCGCCCATCCTGCCTTCTTTGAGACCCATCCCTATATCCGTCGGGATAGCACCGACCGTCGTTCTGCCATTGCCAAAGCTGAGCTACCCGGTGAGCCTTGGCTTTCGGAAGCCACTGCCCGCAAAGCCCTGGTCGGTCGTCAAGCCAAAAGGATGGAAACTGGCAAGCAAGGATGGTTTCGCAAGTTTCCCGAATGGGATCCCGGTTTTGTGGAAAGTTGGGTGAGTCGTTTCGCACGTTTTTTGGACTCTTCTGAAGGTCGGTTTTATCAAGATCTCTACTATAAAATCCATGAAGAAAAAGCCCATCCTCACGATACCATTGGCGAGGCACAGTCCTTGCGAGAGATTGCCAATGCAAGTAGCGGCTGCCAGGGCTTTGTTGCCTATATCTATGCTGATGGCAACAACATGGGAGGCTATATCCAAAAACAAATCAAAACCCCAGAAGCCTATCAAAGATTTAGCCAGGATGTTTCAGAAGCAACCGAAAAAGCCGTTTATCATGCCTTGGCTCAGCATTTGCAAGCTCATCAAATCCATAGCCTACAGCAGGATTCCGAAACCGGTAAGGAGCGCAACGGACGATGGATTCATCCTTTTGAGATTTTAACTGTGGGAGGGGATGATGTATTTGTTATCGTTCCCGCTCACAAAGCGCTTGATATTGCCACAACGTTTTGTGAACAATTTGAGCAAATACTGCTCTCTAAGTCCAAAGATTATGCTGCCCAGTCTCCTGGGACAATCAAACAACGCTATCAACCATATGGGTCTGACTCTCAATCCGCCAAGCTGTGTCAGCTATCCAGCTCAGCAGGTGTTTTGATCGCATCTGAAGACACTCCGATTTACTATGCTCAAAAACTCACTGATCAACTGTGTAAATCCGCTAAGACCTACTCCAAAAAACTCAAGCCTGCTCATTCAGATTCTTCTGTTGCAACTCTTGATTTTCTCACTCTCAAGTCAGTGACGATGATTGCCTCCAGCATCAAGGAGTTTCGTCAGCAAGCCCTAGAGATTTCCAAAGGAAATCACACCCTTCAGCTCTATGCTGCTCCCTATACTGTACAGGAAGTCCACGGCTTATTGAAAACTGTACAAGCCCTTAAAGTTTCTGGATTCCCTCGTTCACAACTTTACCAAATGCGCAGCTTTTTGGAAAAAGGCAAACGGACTGCCACCCTCAACTACCTCTATTTCCGCACCCGCTTGGGATCCAAAGGTAAGCCCCTCGTGGAAGCGTTTGAACAAACCTGGTGCAAAGCCAAAACCAATGATGGCTACCTCCCCCCCTGGATGCACCTGGGATCCGAAGGTTCATCCAGTGTCTACGAGACGATTTGGCAAGACCTGGTGGATCTCTATGGGTTTGTACAGGTAGAGGGTGCTGATCAAAAAGTCGGTGCTCTAGCAGCCGTGGAGGGAGAGGCATGA
- a CDS encoding RAMP superfamily CRISPR-associated protein, translated as MHKRYVNHCTLTLTLKPDGPVLIKSGKEGADPTKPDMEFVETYHRGGRTVYFPGSSLKGAIRAHAERIVRTVGSDQRPEGDKFKLWASDPLDQKANQWLEKIQESHRVYALSSFTDQMFGNTALASRIRIEDAYPKPGAPLRLEERNGVAIDRVFGSVAVGPFNYQVCVEGSFQTKIHLKNFTLAQLGLIGLVLRDLNEGWFGIGFAKSRGMGTVQVQYESAVVEYPGCLVEDTLKLMGSNLSWPKGSLLGVGEFLTADEAKKYGFPKPDREAVPVGAELMPLGFGAKLTWNQSTEAKVEHLLATAVKAWAKLLQEGAKAS; from the coding sequence ATGCACAAACGTTACGTGAACCACTGCACCCTCACCCTCACCCTTAAGCCCGATGGCCCTGTCCTGATTAAATCAGGTAAAGAAGGAGCGGATCCCACCAAACCCGATATGGAGTTTGTGGAAACCTATCATCGGGGCGGCAGAACCGTTTATTTCCCTGGCAGCTCCCTCAAAGGAGCCATCCGTGCCCATGCCGAACGAATTGTCAGAACGGTGGGCAGTGATCAGCGGCCTGAAGGAGATAAGTTCAAGCTTTGGGCCAGCGATCCCTTGGATCAAAAAGCCAATCAATGGCTGGAAAAGATCCAGGAATCCCACCGAGTCTATGCTCTGTCTTCGTTTACTGATCAAATGTTTGGCAATACGGCCCTTGCCAGCCGCATCCGCATCGAAGATGCCTATCCCAAACCAGGGGCTCCTCTTAGACTTGAAGAACGCAACGGTGTTGCTATTGATCGGGTTTTTGGCTCGGTAGCAGTGGGGCCATTTAACTACCAGGTGTGTGTGGAAGGCTCCTTTCAAACCAAAATTCACCTCAAAAACTTTACCCTGGCGCAATTGGGTTTAATTGGTCTAGTCTTGCGAGATCTCAATGAAGGATGGTTTGGCATTGGTTTTGCCAAATCACGAGGCATGGGCACAGTCCAGGTTCAGTATGAGTCGGCAGTTGTGGAGTATCCAGGTTGCCTTGTCGAGGACACCCTTAAGCTGATGGGATCCAATCTCTCTTGGCCCAAGGGATCCCTGTTGGGGGTAGGGGAGTTTCTGACTGCGGATGAGGCGAAGAAATATGGATTTCCCAAACCTGATCGTGAAGCCGTGCCTGTTGGGGCTGAACTGATGCCCTTGGGCTTTGGAGCCAAACTCACCTGGAATCAGTCAACTGAGGCAAAAGTTGAACATCTGTTGGCAACGGCAGTGAAAGCATGGGCCAAGCTACTTCAAGAGGGGGCCAAAGCATCATGA